In one window of Brassica rapa cultivar Chiifu-401-42 chromosome A07, CAAS_Brap_v3.01, whole genome shotgun sequence DNA:
- the LOC103829213 gene encoding uncharacterized protein LOC103829213: MGSLDLPHVSSFKGGSEIFLRNVFENILKTYLRKNPTAKTIWELVQSVDNEKICYDHFTFRTLKVDGYGIDSLSSFFMDYGYKIGGGLDFPKKKLRVLWFSPPDAQAPNDGHGLANGPLPRLVIAEVLVDELSLESQGIIRKYLKPLGGKQAVLSSTLGSLIWEKPTWADFTQLAKESEFAAWTLIHGYTMNHLAFAVHRFKHRFNDIKYVKEYLEEKGFKLNSDGGILKVSQDGLLIQISSISERLAVEFADGVTEIIPASYIEFTQRLALPQFKDMPSDEIKEYHRREAFELDSANHVMESTRFAAQF; the protein is encoded by the exons ATGGGTTCTCTCGATTTACCTCACGTATCATCGTTCAAG GGAGGAAGCGAAATATTTCTTAGGAACGTGTTTGAGAATATACTGAAGACGTATTTGAGGAAGAACCCGACCGCGAAGACGATATGGGAGCTCGTTCAGTCCGTGGACAATGAGAAGATCTGCTATGACCACTTTACTTTCAGGACACTTAAG GTAGATGGATATGGAATAGATTCCTTATCGAGTTTTTTCATGGATTATGGATATAAAATTGGAGGCGGACTTGATTTTCCTAAGAAGAAACTGCGAGTTCTCTGGTTTTCTCCACCGGATGCTCAAGCCCCAAATGACGGTCACGGTCTAGCCAATGGTCCTTTGCCACGACTTGTTATAGCTGAGGTTCTTGTGGACGAACTAAGCCTTGAATCACAG GGGATAATAAGGAAGTATTTGAAACCACTAGGTGGTAAACAAGCCGTTCTTTCAAGTACTTTAGGGTCTTTAATTTGGGAGAAGCCTACATGGGCCGACTTCACGCAGCTTGCCAA AGAAAGCGAATTTGCGGCATGGACACTTATCCACGGCTATACAATGAACCATCTCGCTTTTGCGGTTCATCGATTTAAACACCGTTTCAACGACATTAAATATGTCAAAGAATATCTTGAAGAAAAGGGATTCAAACTCAACAGTGACGGAGGAATTCTCAAAG TGAGTCAAGATGGTCTACTGATACAAATCTCATCCATCTCGGAAAGGCTTGCGGTTGAATTTGCTGATGGAGTAACTGAAATAATCCCGGCTTCGTACATTGAGTTCACGCAACGTTTAGCTCTTCCACAGTTCAAAGATATGCCGAGTGATGAG ATCAAAGAATATCACAGACGTGAGGCCTTTGAACTCGATAGTGCCAACCACGTAATGGAAAGCACACGTTTTGCAGCACAATTCTAG
- the LOC103829214 gene encoding uncharacterized protein LOC103829214, with translation MDSFDLPHTSSFKGGSELFLRDVFENILKTYLKKNPTTKRIWELVQSVDNEKICYDHFTFMTLKIEGYGIDSMSSFFMDNGYKIGGGLDFPKKNLRGLWFSPPEIKIPEDGHGLSNGPLPRLVMGEILVDELSPASQEIIRKYLKPAGGKQALLSSILGSLIWEKPTWSEFKHIAEENELAAWAFINGYTMNHLAFSVHRLKHRFSDINCIIRYLEENGFDLNQDGGVLKVSTDGLLLQVSSLSEQLPVEFSDGIIKSVPASYIEFTERLVLPQFEDLPHDQIKEIHRREDFALNNADNILESSRFMLDV, from the exons ATGGATTCTTTCGACTTGCCTCACACTTCATCTTTTAAG GGAGGAAGCGAATTATTTCTTCGGGATGTGTTTGAGAACATATTGAAGACGTACTTGAAAAAGAACCCAACAACGAAAAGAATATGGGAACTGGTTCAGTCGGTGGACAATGAGAAGATTTGCTACGACCACTTCACTTTCATGACACTTAAG ATCGAAGGTTATGGAATAGACTCTATGTCCAGTTTCTTCATGGATAATGGATATAAAATAGGAGGTGGGCTTGATTTTCCAAAGAAGAACCTGCGAGGTCTCTGGTTTTCCCCTCCCGAAATTAAGATCCCTGAGGATGGCCACGGCCTGAGTAATGGACCCTTACCCCGACTTGTTATGGGTGAGATTCTTGTGGACGAATTAAGCCCTGCATCACAG GAGATAATCAGGAAGTATCTGAAACCAGCCGGAGGCAAGCAAGCCCTTCTGTCAAGTATTCTTGGGTCCTTAATATGGGAGAAGCCAACTTGGAGCGAATTTAAGCACATTGCCGA GGAAAACGAATTGGCTGCTTGGGCGTTTATCAACGGCTACACAATGAACCATCTTGCGTTTTCTGTTCATCGACTTAAACACCGTTTCAGTGACATCAATTGCATCATACGTTATCTAGAGGAAAATGGATTTGATCTCAACCAGGACGGAGGAGTTCTCAAAG TGAGTACTGATGGGCTACTGCTACAAGTGTCGTCACTCTCGGAGCAGCTTCCGGTAGAATTTTCAGACGGCATAATCAAATCGGTCCCTGCTTCATACATTGAGTTCACTGAACGTCTCGTTTTGCCACAGTTCGAAGATCTGCCTCATGATCAG ATTAAAGAGATCCATAGACGTGAAGACTTTGCACTCAATAACGCGGACAACATTTTAGAAAGCTCCCGTTTTATGTTAGATGTTTAG